The following coding sequences lie in one bacterium genomic window:
- the ccoG gene encoding cytochrome c oxidase accessory protein CcoG has protein sequence MSNLKERPVVSRDTIPTTSATIGKHGKRNWVFHDQAKGRWSGRRNIVMAILVVFYLAAPWFTINGNPFMLFDLVSRRFSFFGKTFLATDLYLLALLLVLSVLALFWFSAMFGRLWCGWACPQTVYLESFFYRIERWIEGNPRARRALHDGPRDDAYWTKKISKHAIFWLVSTGMSLSFTAYFIGPEASYEMFWTFGAAHPAAMVVAVSLTALTYFNFAWFREQFCHFVCPYARIQSVFLDEHSLIIGYDTHRGEPRGHIRPNDPTPKGDCIACNRCVQVCPAGIDIRDGLQLECIQCTACIDACDTVMTKVGRPTGLIRYDSLAGMEHKSRKLLRPRTLLYLGVSAIVLTLFLARLSSREIVDFAVVRAPGAPYLVQEDGLVRNMLQLHMTNTDVRTRSVSVTLEGAEHAELLVPGSPFEISPGERVKAEAFVMLPRKSIRSSSTPIQFKLMDGSEVINRASAKFLGPVYRDHDDDDDNKKGDHDD, from the coding sequence TTGAGTAATCTGAAGGAACGGCCCGTCGTAAGTCGTGACACGATCCCAACGACGAGCGCGACGATTGGCAAGCACGGGAAGAGAAACTGGGTTTTTCACGATCAAGCGAAGGGACGTTGGTCGGGAAGACGGAACATCGTGATGGCGATTCTGGTCGTCTTTTATCTGGCGGCCCCGTGGTTCACGATTAACGGCAATCCTTTCATGTTATTCGATCTCGTCAGCCGTCGATTCTCGTTCTTCGGCAAGACATTTTTGGCGACTGATTTGTATCTGCTTGCGTTGCTGCTTGTCCTGAGCGTGCTCGCATTGTTTTGGTTTTCCGCAATGTTTGGGAGACTATGGTGCGGGTGGGCATGTCCACAGACGGTCTATCTGGAGAGCTTTTTTTACCGCATTGAACGCTGGATAGAAGGCAATCCCAGGGCACGTCGCGCACTGCACGATGGTCCGCGCGACGACGCATATTGGACAAAAAAGATCAGCAAGCATGCGATATTCTGGCTTGTGTCTACGGGGATGAGTTTAAGCTTCACTGCCTACTTCATAGGGCCGGAGGCATCCTACGAGATGTTCTGGACCTTCGGGGCGGCGCATCCCGCAGCGATGGTCGTCGCTGTTTCCTTAACCGCTCTGACGTATTTCAACTTCGCTTGGTTTCGCGAGCAGTTTTGCCACTTCGTTTGTCCTTATGCTCGAATTCAATCTGTGTTTCTGGATGAGCACAGCTTGATTATCGGATACGACACTCACCGCGGCGAACCGCGCGGCCACATTCGACCCAATGATCCGACTCCGAAGGGTGACTGCATTGCTTGTAATCGCTGTGTTCAGGTTTGCCCTGCGGGCATAGACATACGCGACGGCCTGCAACTCGAGTGTATACAATGCACGGCCTGTATTGACGCATGCGACACTGTAATGACCAAAGTCGGCAGGCCAACAGGACTGATACGCTATGATTCTCTTGCCGGAATGGAGCACAAGTCTCGAAAACTCCTTCGTCCGCGCACGTTGCTTTACCTCGGTGTATCGGCGATCGTGCTCACACTCTTTCTGGCTCGCCTATCTTCCCGCGAGATCGTCGACTTCGCCGTTGTGCGCGCACCCGGGGCACCGTATTTGGTTCAGGAGGACGGGCTCGTGAGAAACATGCTTCAACTTCATATGACAAATACAGATGTGAGGACGCGTTCAGTGTCTGTGACGCTTGAAGGAGCTGAACATGCGGAGCTTCTCGTTCCGGGTTCGCCGTTTGAAATTTCGCCGGGCGAACGTGTCAAGGCGGAAGCGTTTGTCATGCTTCCGCGCAAATCTATAAGAAGCTCGTCAACACCTATTCAGTTCAAACTTATGGACGGATCAGAGGTTATCAATCGAGCTTCGGCGAAATTCCTTGGCCCGGTCTACCGAGATCATGATGACGATGACGATAACAAAAAGGGGGATCACGATGACTGA
- a CDS encoding FixH family protein encodes MTEVQQKDRQKFLDQNLWPMIIIAILVSTVAANMAVLTIATQNPPELMVENYYEKGANLKQVLNEKQATARTGWKVTANVPLEDRQLVVLTVVDAAGLPCDSIAGTCGLYRPSDKSLDRPMNRLLAMGNGQYALRTEVPLPRGAWECVAELSQGEKWYRDRIPLFVD; translated from the coding sequence ATGACTGAAGTCCAACAGAAGGATAGGCAGAAGTTTCTCGACCAGAACCTGTGGCCTATGATCATTATTGCGATTCTCGTCTCTACGGTCGCCGCAAACATGGCCGTTTTGACAATCGCCACACAGAATCCGCCTGAGCTCATGGTAGAGAATTACTATGAGAAAGGTGCGAACCTGAAACAGGTCTTGAATGAGAAGCAGGCTACCGCACGGACCGGCTGGAAAGTCACTGCAAATGTTCCTCTCGAAGATCGGCAATTAGTGGTGTTGACGGTGGTTGATGCCGCAGGCCTGCCGTGCGACTCAATCGCGGGCACTTGCGGATTGTACCGCCCTTCAGACAAGAGTCTGGACCGCCCGATGAACAGGTTGCTTGCGATGGGTAATGGCCAGTATGCATTGAGAACTGAAGTACCTCTGCCGCGCGGAGCGTGGGAATGTGTTGCAGAACTGTCGCAGGGTGAGAAGTGGTACCGCGACAGAATTCCTTTGTTTGTGGATTAG
- a CDS encoding sulfite exporter TauE/SafE family protein — protein sequence MNSLSAEVVPAFLVGLLSSAHCIGMCGPLATLGCRSKLTGGAWAPLGFSFGKLISYSLLGYLAALLGSMLLDAAGLQHVTAWVSIGGGVLMLLALALAYLLPTSGGFLSKFSIAVSKRALRWGKLMSPGLGFAAAFLPCGVLYAMVARSAAVESPWSGMFIMQAFGFGTMPALLGIGVVLQKLPARWSKYGNVAASALLAITAFVLLWRGVAGLAVDHGPPPCCTGH from the coding sequence ATGAACTCTTTGTCTGCTGAAGTTGTTCCGGCGTTTCTTGTGGGCTTACTGAGTTCGGCTCATTGTATCGGGATGTGCGGCCCACTGGCGACTCTGGGGTGCCGTTCTAAGTTAACGGGCGGAGCGTGGGCGCCACTCGGCTTTTCATTCGGAAAGCTGATTTCGTATTCACTACTTGGATATCTTGCAGCTCTCTTGGGATCCATGTTGCTTGACGCGGCCGGACTTCAACACGTAACTGCTTGGGTTTCCATCGGTGGAGGCGTGTTGATGCTGCTGGCTTTAGCACTTGCATACCTCCTCCCCACGTCCGGAGGATTTCTTTCGAAATTCTCGATAGCAGTTTCGAAAAGGGCGCTACGTTGGGGGAAGTTGATGTCTCCTGGATTAGGTTTTGCGGCGGCGTTTTTGCCCTGCGGCGTGCTGTACGCGATGGTCGCGCGATCGGCGGCAGTAGAATCGCCGTGGTCCGGCATGTTCATCATGCAAGCATTTGGCTTTGGAACGATGCCTGCATTGTTAGGCATTGGAGTTGTTCTGCAGAAGCTACCTGCTCGCTGGAGCAAATACGGGAATGTCGCCGCAAGTGCATTATTGGCAATCACTGCCTTCGTACTGTTGTGGCGAGGAGTCGCTGGATTGGCTGTGGACCACGGTCCTCCGCCCTGTTGCACAGGACATTAG
- a CDS encoding MBL fold metallo-hydrolase, with protein MYFRQIEDPFLAQYAYLIGCQATGEALLVDPERDIDRYVEIAESNNLRIVAIAETHIHADFVSGAREFAHRFPVTVYLSSEGGQDWAYQWKAKPPSQTKLLRHGDTFSVGKIDIQAVHTPGHTPEHLCFMVTDRGGGADSPIGMISGDFVFVGDVGRPDLLESAAGQAGAKEPSARALYHSLTRFLNLPEFLQVWPGHGAGSACGKSLGAIPDTTVGYELRFNPAIRAVRSGEERFVREILHGQPEPPLYFAQMKQWNKLGPPLLPAQIHVPKLKPEHVASLVSDDKTVVIDTRTPRTEYLSMHFPGCLWIPLSRSFPTYAGSLIPSDRKIVVICDSSQAETAARLLWRIGLDNLSGYVSRSDFADWILTQQCAATMEVISFEELQDRNSSFFVLDVRGEAEFDEGHFPNAVCIPHTRIMSRVNELPKSVQIAVYCSTGSRSASVASLLLRLGFRVTAVNQDIEAAAPYLIQDAVVE; from the coding sequence ATGTACTTCCGACAAATAGAAGACCCATTTCTCGCACAGTATGCCTACCTGATCGGCTGTCAGGCGACCGGCGAAGCTCTCTTGGTTGATCCCGAGCGAGACATCGACCGCTATGTAGAGATCGCCGAAAGCAACAATCTGCGGATTGTCGCAATCGCTGAAACTCATATCCATGCTGATTTTGTATCGGGTGCCCGCGAATTCGCGCATCGCTTTCCCGTAACGGTGTACCTCTCAAGCGAAGGAGGCCAGGATTGGGCGTATCAATGGAAGGCGAAGCCTCCTTCCCAAACGAAATTGTTGAGGCACGGGGATACTTTCTCTGTCGGCAAGATTGATATTCAGGCCGTTCATACTCCCGGTCACACGCCGGAACACTTGTGTTTCATGGTCACCGACCGAGGCGGGGGTGCCGATAGCCCGATAGGCATGATCAGCGGAGATTTTGTATTTGTCGGTGATGTGGGCAGACCTGACTTATTGGAGTCTGCTGCAGGCCAGGCAGGTGCGAAGGAACCCTCTGCCCGCGCTCTTTACCACTCTTTAACGAGATTCCTTAATCTTCCCGAATTTCTTCAAGTCTGGCCAGGCCACGGAGCAGGCTCGGCATGCGGAAAGTCGCTTGGTGCGATTCCTGATACAACTGTTGGATACGAATTGCGTTTCAATCCTGCTATTCGCGCGGTACGAAGCGGGGAAGAGCGCTTTGTTCGAGAGATCTTGCACGGACAGCCGGAACCACCTCTCTATTTCGCACAAATGAAGCAATGGAACAAGCTCGGACCTCCTCTGCTTCCAGCCCAAATCCATGTGCCAAAGCTGAAACCCGAGCATGTTGCGTCGCTTGTCAGTGATGACAAGACGGTGGTCATTGACACGCGCACTCCGCGGACTGAATACTTATCTATGCACTTTCCTGGTTGTCTTTGGATTCCGCTTAGCAGAAGCTTCCCGACGTACGCGGGTTCGCTGATTCCTTCAGATCGGAAGATTGTCGTAATTTGCGACTCTTCGCAAGCAGAGACTGCCGCACGATTGCTCTGGCGCATTGGTCTGGATAACTTGTCTGGTTACGTTTCCAGGAGCGACTTTGCAGACTGGATCCTGACACAGCAATGTGCGGCTACTATGGAGGTCATCAGCTTCGAGGAACTGCAAGACAGGAATAGCAGTTTCTTCGTTCTCGATGTGCGCGGGGAAGCCGAGTTTGATGAAGGTCACTTTCCTAATGCGGTTTGCATTCCGCATACGCGAATCATGAGTCGCGTGAACGAATTGCCGAAATCAGTACAAATTGCTGTCTACTGTTCCACTGGTTCCCGCTCAGCTTCGGTTGCGTCCTTGCTATTGAGATTAGGCTTTCGTGTGACGGCAGTCAACCAGGACATTGAAGCCGCCGCGCCGTATCTCATTCAGGATGCAGTTGTTGAGTGA
- a CDS encoding YeeE/YedE family protein, which produces MSKNNSSTLSLRDKLIFLVLGIYFGIVISKSEAISWFRIQEMFRFHSFHMYGLLFSGVITAAISLKIIRSLGLKTINGEPAVLAPKDTTTWRNYLLGGTCFGIGWAFTGACPGPLYTLIGTGLTVMIVPLCFAFLGAWTYGYLKPRLPH; this is translated from the coding sequence ATGAGCAAGAATAACTCGTCTACTCTATCGCTGAGAGATAAGCTAATCTTCCTGGTGCTTGGAATCTATTTCGGGATAGTTATCTCAAAGTCCGAGGCAATCTCGTGGTTTCGCATTCAGGAAATGTTCCGCTTTCACTCCTTTCATATGTACGGATTGCTCTTTTCCGGTGTCATTACCGCGGCCATCAGCCTGAAAATCATCCGTAGTCTTGGTCTTAAGACAATCAACGGCGAACCCGCGGTGCTTGCACCGAAAGACACTACGACTTGGCGAAACTACCTGCTGGGTGGAACCTGTTTCGGCATCGGATGGGCGTTTACAGGGGCTTGCCCTGGGCCACTGTATACACTTATTGGGACAGGCTTAACCGTAATGATCGTCCCGCTTTGCTTTGCCTTTCTCGGTGCCTGGACGTATGGCTATCTGAAGCCGAGATTGCCGCATTAA
- a CDS encoding YeeE/YedE family protein, producing the protein MELLFSPWPWYVSGPLIGLTTPLLLLLGGRAFGVSSSLRHVCAAVYPRDIEYLRYDWRKDGLWLLIFAGGLVVGGWIGGQLFRAESSVAISGQTVNDLAHLGISDIQGLAPASLFSWSSLLSWPSLLLMTVGGFLIGFGTRWANGCTSGHGITGMANLQWPSLVAVCGFFAGGLLATHLLFPLIF; encoded by the coding sequence ATGGAACTCCTCTTTTCACCGTGGCCGTGGTACGTAAGTGGGCCACTTATTGGCCTGACAACGCCTCTCTTGCTTCTGCTTGGTGGAAGGGCCTTCGGTGTCTCAAGTAGTCTTCGTCATGTGTGTGCTGCCGTGTATCCTCGTGATATCGAGTATCTGAGATATGACTGGAGGAAGGACGGCTTATGGCTGCTGATCTTTGCGGGAGGCTTGGTTGTTGGCGGGTGGATCGGTGGCCAGCTCTTCAGAGCAGAGAGTTCCGTTGCGATATCCGGTCAGACTGTCAATGACTTGGCCCACCTTGGGATTTCTGATATTCAAGGGCTCGCCCCGGCTTCGCTCTTTAGTTGGTCGAGCCTCTTGTCATGGCCGTCTCTCTTGCTCATGACCGTTGGGGGTTTCCTGATAGGTTTTGGAACTCGTTGGGCAAATGGGTGTACTTCCGGTCACGGAATCACCGGAATGGCAAACTTACAGTGGCCTTCGCTCGTAGCGGTCTGCGGCTTCTTTGCTGGAGGCTTGTTGGCGACGCACCTACTCTTCCCACTGATCTTCTAG